From Methanosarcina lacustris Z-7289, one genomic window encodes:
- a CDS encoding HEAT repeat domain-containing protein, producing the protein MEEKIDALNQLSANFEFLPDREQAFDDMLRLSSDKDNLVTETAVKTLELVYPHVPDRKKLWTKLAGLTASQAPGVRNAAMHALSSSYILIPGEQMVWTDFLKLASSGTDSVKEYAFSCLKSVFPLVPDKIQAWKDLFELRESADMNTRVEATRALGVVFSHVEDQDKAWKELFKLALEEKGTLQKETFEALASAFIRSRNKETEWQDLLGLVASGKGTLRRCAADTMFLVFPHFPDKNKAWSTLLKLSRAADGHVRDRAADSIAPLFPHLEDKDSAWKDLTELAGSKVSYVRGRAADTLVQAFPQVSDKKKAWEDLLRLKAESQSYVIMRAMHALASAYPYLASDEEASEELSKITRKPAFARRSVAYSLAYVFKEGNAKGPGNPGKQLFIELLKLAIDVDSYVRMDAADSLASVFPHLPEKKWTCGKLLNLSAHPDPIIRRGASVSLRSLFSRIGDQNRGMNKGSKKDIEIGSEQDIKAGLGQEIMTGVWEEVLRMGVDHESPVRKDAADLLSMVLPLVKDKTSIFYNLSDLCSGPENYLRKSASDLLALAFPFAEDKQDAWGQLVQLSSHWDKDVRKGAAKAFAPSFPLVPDKNKAWADLLSLTNHRDSSVQRAAARAFESAYAMHPDPYEALESLKKLKGSECAYVRKYAFRSLGIASLHDAAKAKSGAEYMHGLKEAVLDFRNSAETASNHPLPGFYLNFYENFLNLLSAESSETGREESEEYFSAMICEVGDADEIDALSRTFRKFEKIIQDAAKPGSTDLASEKKLLESSLRIFEDSSALFERAEEEVVLSKKLEQKGHPALKQKVSEQRMKDTLEEIRAKARFACFLVKGTSSEEITSAISREVRDWTFETSADKKVLMQKMEALETIIRKNIPESPENSHIFDRLEDIRKEKYLLSRCRIVARLVGQVPMAMIPAERAIGF; encoded by the coding sequence ATGGAAGAAAAAATCGATGCCCTGAACCAGTTGAGTGCTAATTTTGAATTTCTCCCTGATAGGGAGCAGGCTTTCGATGATATGCTCAGGCTCTCCTCAGATAAGGACAACCTTGTAACGGAAACTGCAGTCAAAACTCTTGAATTGGTTTATCCTCATGTGCCGGACAGGAAAAAGCTCTGGACGAAACTTGCAGGCCTCACGGCCAGCCAGGCTCCGGGAGTGCGTAATGCAGCGATGCATGCTCTTTCATCCTCTTATATTCTGATACCCGGCGAACAGATGGTCTGGACCGACTTTCTGAAACTTGCGAGTTCCGGAACCGATTCTGTAAAGGAATATGCTTTTTCCTGCCTCAAATCGGTTTTCCCTCTGGTCCCTGATAAAATACAGGCATGGAAAGACCTGTTTGAACTGAGAGAGTCTGCGGACATGAACACCAGGGTTGAGGCTACCCGAGCTCTAGGGGTGGTATTTTCGCACGTTGAAGACCAGGATAAAGCCTGGAAAGAGCTCTTCAAGCTTGCTCTGGAAGAGAAAGGAACTCTCCAGAAAGAAACTTTTGAAGCTCTTGCTTCCGCTTTTATCCGTTCCCGAAATAAAGAAACGGAATGGCAGGACCTTTTAGGGCTGGTTGCCTCTGGAAAGGGAACTCTCCGGCGGTGTGCGGCAGATACCATGTTTCTGGTTTTCCCTCACTTTCCCGACAAGAATAAAGCCTGGTCTACCCTTCTAAAGCTCAGTAGAGCCGCAGACGGTCATGTGAGGGACAGGGCAGCGGACTCCATTGCTCCGTTATTCCCGCACCTTGAGGATAAAGACAGTGCCTGGAAAGACCTTACCGAACTTGCGGGAAGTAAAGTCAGCTATGTACGGGGAAGAGCTGCCGACACCCTCGTCCAGGCTTTTCCGCAAGTCTCCGACAAGAAAAAAGCATGGGAAGACCTCCTCCGCCTGAAAGCCGAAAGCCAAAGTTACGTGATCATGCGGGCAATGCATGCCCTCGCCTCTGCCTACCCTTACCTTGCTTCCGATGAGGAAGCTTCTGAAGAACTCTCGAAAATTACAAGAAAGCCTGCCTTTGCCCGCAGGAGTGTAGCTTATTCCCTCGCTTATGTCTTCAAGGAAGGAAATGCAAAAGGCCCGGGAAACCCGGGAAAACAGCTTTTTATCGAACTTTTGAAATTGGCAATCGATGTGGACAGTTATGTCCGGATGGATGCTGCAGACTCTCTTGCATCAGTTTTCCCGCACCTGCCGGAAAAGAAATGGACATGTGGAAAACTGCTAAACCTTTCCGCACACCCTGACCCCATAATTCGGAGGGGTGCATCTGTGTCCCTCCGCTCCCTCTTTTCCCGGATAGGAGACCAAAATAGAGGCATGAATAAAGGCTCAAAGAAGGACATAGAAATAGGTTCAGAACAGGACATAAAAGCAGGCCTGGGACAGGAAATAATGACAGGCGTCTGGGAGGAGGTTTTGCGGATGGGTGTCGACCATGAATCTCCTGTCCGCAAGGATGCTGCCGACCTTCTCTCCATGGTTCTCCCCCTGGTGAAAGATAAAACGAGTATATTTTACAACCTTTCCGATCTCTGTTCAGGACCGGAAAATTACCTCCGGAAAAGTGCATCGGACCTGCTAGCTCTGGCCTTCCCCTTCGCAGAGGATAAACAGGATGCCTGGGGCCAACTTGTGCAGCTTTCATCCCACTGGGATAAAGATGTAAGGAAAGGAGCCGCGAAGGCTTTTGCCCCTTCTTTCCCGCTGGTCCCGGACAAAAATAAAGCCTGGGCTGATCTCCTGTCCCTTACAAACCACAGGGACAGCTCTGTCCAGAGGGCAGCTGCCCGGGCCTTTGAGTCTGCCTATGCGATGCATCCCGACCCTTATGAGGCCCTGGAGAGCCTTAAGAAACTAAAAGGTTCAGAGTGCGCTTACGTGCGGAAGTATGCTTTCCGCTCCCTCGGGATTGCCTCCCTCCATGATGCGGCAAAGGCAAAATCAGGAGCCGAATACATGCACGGACTTAAAGAAGCCGTTCTGGATTTCAGGAATTCGGCCGAAACAGCTTCCAACCACCCCCTTCCAGGCTTCTACCTGAACTTCTACGAAAACTTCCTGAACCTTCTGTCTGCTGAATCTTCCGAGACCGGCAGGGAAGAGTCCGAGGAGTACTTTTCAGCCATGATCTGTGAAGTGGGAGATGCAGACGAAATCGACGCCCTCTCCAGGACGTTCAGGAAGTTTGAAAAAATCATTCAGGACGCTGCCAAACCCGGTTCAACTGACCTTGCTTCCGAGAAGAAGCTTCTTGAATCTTCTCTCCGGATCTTTGAGGATTCCTCCGCCCTTTTCGAGCGGGCTGAAGAAGAAGTCGTCCTTTCAAAGAAATTAGAGCAAAAAGGACATCCTGCCCTAAAACAGAAGGTATCGGAACAGAGGATGAAAGACACCCTTGAGGAAATCAGGGCAAAAGCCCGTTTTGCCTGCTTCCTGGTAAAAGGCACTTCCTCCGAAGAAATCACCTCTGCCATCAGCCGTGAAGTCCGGGACTGGACCTTCGAAACCTCAGCCGACAAAAAAGTCCTCATGCAAAAAATGGAAGCTCTCGAAACAATAATCCGGAAAAATATTCCCGAAAGCCCTGAAAACAGCCACATCTTTGACCGCCTTGAGGACATCAGGAAAGAAAAATATCTCCTTTCCCGCTGCAGGATAGTAGCCCGCCTCGTAGGCCAGGTGCCAATGGCTATGATCCCGGCAGAAAGGGCGATTGGCTTTTGA
- a CDS encoding VWA domain-containing protein: MKYPTHEIAKTEELVNTFLSKDFPDLNSGELENELSEKVSNWEESTLSYLENTNPFEKHRSKLVAAKWDFRAHGGSEMSIISDLEEYKSLQPSANVMFWEEKTLAVKKKVEENKKESVIESLDAIRRNEQEEWRKEYEKQLLEWQLKEIQNRREQLLKELKEWLDPLQQMKEVFDELGIEPGLLWDSSVGKLSKQDISFLKQWAEYLKNNESVRNLCELMGRLNKEQQSHHTEIINSTVQYSVIKPDLYSNEEIIGIKLGRDLENVIPQELALLSDSDIALLFDLKYVENRLMCFSKQGDKIEIVEENIQKTVSIVDDEKMGPIIICVDTSTSMSGAPENIAKALTLSLSSRAVSQKRKCYLINFSTSIKTLDLTPPKGIHDLIDFLRMSFHGGTNVAPALHEGVRMMLEADYKKADLLVISDFVLYGLSPGIISQCKKQKQEDNRFFALSIGSFGIQCVDEGVFDQNWTYNPLSGGISEINNVVEWVTRK, encoded by the coding sequence ATGAAATATCCAACTCATGAAATTGCTAAAACAGAGGAATTAGTCAATACTTTTCTTTCCAAAGATTTTCCTGATCTAAATAGTGGAGAACTTGAAAATGAATTGAGTGAAAAAGTTAGTAATTGGGAGGAGTCAACTCTCAGTTATTTAGAAAACACAAACCCTTTTGAAAAACATCGGTCTAAATTGGTCGCTGCGAAATGGGATTTTCGGGCACATGGTGGCTCTGAAATGTCAATTATAAGCGATTTAGAGGAATATAAGTCACTCCAACCATCAGCAAATGTTATGTTTTGGGAAGAAAAAACACTTGCTGTAAAAAAAAAGGTAGAGGAAAATAAGAAAGAGTCAGTCATAGAAAGCCTTGATGCTATTCGCAGGAATGAGCAAGAAGAATGGAGAAAAGAGTATGAAAAACAATTACTTGAATGGCAACTCAAGGAAATCCAAAATCGCCGGGAACAATTGTTAAAAGAGTTAAAAGAATGGCTTGACCCTTTACAGCAAATGAAAGAGGTATTTGATGAGTTGGGTATTGAGCCTGGACTTTTGTGGGATTCAAGTGTTGGCAAATTAAGTAAGCAAGACATATCTTTCCTTAAACAATGGGCAGAATATCTGAAAAATAATGAAAGCGTTCGTAATTTATGTGAACTAATGGGAAGATTAAATAAAGAACAACAATCTCATCACACAGAGATTATTAATTCAACCGTTCAATACTCTGTTATAAAACCAGATCTATATTCCAATGAAGAGATTATTGGTATTAAGCTTGGTAGAGATTTAGAAAATGTTATACCACAGGAATTGGCTCTATTAAGTGACTCTGATATTGCATTGCTTTTTGACTTGAAATATGTTGAAAATCGACTGATGTGTTTTTCTAAACAAGGCGATAAAATAGAAATCGTTGAAGAGAACATTCAGAAAACCGTAAGCATTGTTGATGATGAAAAGATGGGGCCGATAATTATTTGTGTTGATACAAGTACATCTATGTCAGGTGCTCCAGAGAATATAGCTAAAGCATTAACTCTTAGTTTGTCATCTCGAGCGGTTTCTCAAAAGAGAAAATGTTATTTGATAAATTTCAGTACTTCAATAAAGACCCTTGATCTGACCCCTCCGAAAGGCATTCATGATTTGATAGACTTTCTTAGAATGAGTTTTCATGGGGGCACCAATGTTGCGCCAGCTTTACACGAGGGGGTACGGATGATGTTGGAAGCTGATTACAAAAAGGCGGATTTACTGGTTATTTCAGATTTTGTTCTCTATGGTTTATCTCCTGGTATTATTTCCCAGTGCAAAAAGCAAAAACAAGAGGATAATCGCTTTTTTGCATTGTCCATCGGTAGTTTTGGCATTCAGTGTGTTGATGAAGGTGTTTTTGATCAGAATTGGACATATAACCCTCTAAGTGGTGGCATTTCAGAAATCAACAATGTGGTTGAATGGGTTACTCGAAAATGA
- a CDS encoding AAA family ATPase, which yields MSPQQANSSMKKRVTDLICIFSDGLYEREEVVAVSLLSALSGQSIFLYGLPGTAKSLIARRLSKVFKDSTHFEYLMQRFSTPEDVFGPVSIQELKKDNYIRKTEGYLPTADFAFLDEIWKSSPAILNTLLTIINERIYRNGGKDEKVPLKVLIAASNETPPPNQGLEALYDRFVMRIIVNPMEERENFEKLLDGDAASNDVEIPDGLQFSHDEFEQLSCEIVKVTISKEVFTIINSIRVSLDEFNKDNPKIAVYVSDRRWQKIALILKTSAFLCDRTEVISVDTLILRHCLWTLEQNREQINEIIEKCVKQFGCANNEKLNSWELDHKDLEKGISDTFFYTENIYDTEKKENVLNYGGNSGYDNDSFVKWFDSTPPIKFTKGTQKAVDSRIKGTFVKACEDSLSSLAEIINDTQSNVAIQKKLNETPFVPSDKRELVLDAFNSFLKELENHKLNSEHLLKKVQSYEISNS from the coding sequence ATGAGTCCTCAACAAGCAAATTCTTCCATGAAAAAGAGAGTTACAGATTTAATTTGTATCTTTTCTGATGGACTGTACGAACGAGAAGAGGTCGTTGCAGTTTCTCTTCTTTCAGCTCTTTCCGGGCAGTCAATTTTTTTATATGGCTTGCCAGGCACAGCGAAAAGTCTAATTGCCCGTCGTTTATCAAAGGTGTTTAAAGATTCAACTCATTTTGAGTATTTAATGCAAAGATTTAGCACTCCTGAAGATGTTTTTGGACCTGTGAGTATTCAAGAACTAAAAAAGGATAATTACATTCGCAAAACAGAAGGCTACTTACCAACTGCTGACTTTGCTTTTCTTGATGAAATCTGGAAAAGTAGTCCAGCTATTCTAAACACTCTCTTGACTATTATAAATGAGCGAATTTATCGTAATGGCGGAAAGGACGAAAAAGTTCCATTAAAAGTATTGATTGCTGCAAGTAATGAGACTCCACCACCCAATCAAGGATTAGAAGCTCTCTATGACCGTTTTGTAATGCGAATAATAGTAAATCCTATGGAAGAACGAGAGAATTTTGAAAAACTACTTGATGGGGATGCTGCTTCTAATGACGTTGAAATTCCGGATGGACTACAGTTTTCTCACGATGAATTTGAGCAACTTTCCTGTGAAATAGTTAAAGTAACCATTTCAAAAGAGGTCTTTACCATCATAAATTCAATCAGAGTTTCACTTGATGAATTTAATAAAGATAATCCCAAAATTGCAGTTTATGTTTCTGATCGCAGGTGGCAGAAAATTGCACTCATTTTGAAAACATCTGCATTTTTGTGTGACCGCACTGAGGTAATATCCGTTGATACCCTTATATTACGACATTGTTTGTGGACACTTGAACAAAATAGAGAGCAAATTAATGAAATAATTGAAAAATGTGTGAAACAGTTTGGCTGCGCTAACAATGAGAAGTTAAATAGCTGGGAATTGGACCATAAGGATCTTGAAAAAGGTATATCTGATACATTCTTTTATACGGAAAATATTTATGACACCGAGAAAAAAGAAAATGTGCTAAATTATGGTGGGAACTCCGGTTATGACAACGATTCATTTGTCAAATGGTTTGATTCAACTCCACCCATAAAATTTACTAAGGGAACTCAAAAGGCCGTGGACTCAAGGATTAAAGGTACTTTTGTTAAAGCTTGTGAAGATTCTTTGAGTTCACTTGCGGAAATTATTAATGACACACAATCTAATGTCGCTATTCAAAAAAAATTGAATGAAACCCCATTTGTACCTTCAGATAAAAGAGAATTAGTGCTTGATGCATTCAACTCTTTTCTCAAAGAGTTAGAAAACCACAAATTGAATTCCGAGCATTTGTTGAAAAAGGTGCAATCTTATGAAATATCCAACTCATGA
- a CDS encoding M24 family metallopeptidase: protein MIQKVPLTELKNRMSCFRKHMDISNPDWEMAVIFSKINLYYFTGTMQDGMLIVPKNEEATFWVRRSYERALDESLFSNIEPMNSFRDAAKSVNKVSKGSEESKLPDTVYLETEVVPLALYQRFQKYFPFKNVKSVDSQIAAVRAVKSEYELSLLREAGRIHQHVLEDLVPDMLREGMSEASLSTELFSVLVEEGHHGACRFGMFDTEMILGNVCFGESSIYPTYFNGPGGKLGLCPAAPLLGSRDRKLRKGDLVFVDVGCGVDGYHTDKTMTYMFGSSLPQYAVDIHNKCVDIQNEAAAILKPGTSPSEIYNTIMNKLDEEFLQNFMGFGDRKVKFIGHGVGLLIDETPVIADGFDEPLHEGMVFALEPKKGIENIGMVGIENTFIVTSEGGECITGDNPGLIPVF from the coding sequence ATGATTCAAAAAGTACCTTTAACTGAACTGAAAAACCGTATGAGCTGCTTCAGAAAACATATGGATATATCAAATCCTGACTGGGAAATGGCTGTTATCTTCAGCAAAATCAATCTTTATTACTTTACGGGCACTATGCAGGATGGGATGCTAATTGTCCCGAAAAATGAGGAAGCTACATTCTGGGTCCGGCGCAGTTATGAAAGGGCTCTTGATGAGTCGTTATTTTCCAATATAGAACCTATGAACAGCTTCCGTGATGCTGCAAAGAGTGTAAATAAGGTGAGTAAAGGAAGTGAGGAAAGCAAGCTTCCGGATACGGTATACCTGGAAACCGAAGTGGTCCCACTGGCCTTATATCAGCGATTTCAAAAATACTTCCCTTTTAAGAATGTTAAATCCGTTGATTCCCAGATTGCCGCTGTGAGGGCAGTAAAAAGCGAATACGAGTTGTCCCTGTTGCGAGAAGCCGGCAGGATTCATCAGCATGTGCTTGAAGACCTTGTACCGGATATGCTGCGGGAGGGGATGAGTGAAGCGAGCCTGTCAACTGAACTGTTTTCGGTTCTTGTAGAGGAAGGACACCATGGTGCATGCCGTTTTGGTATGTTCGATACGGAGATGATTCTGGGAAATGTCTGTTTTGGGGAAAGCTCCATTTATCCTACTTATTTTAACGGGCCCGGCGGAAAGCTCGGATTGTGCCCTGCAGCCCCCCTGCTTGGGAGCCGGGACCGGAAATTAAGGAAAGGCGACCTGGTCTTTGTTGATGTTGGGTGCGGAGTTGATGGTTACCATACGGATAAAACCATGACATACATGTTTGGTTCTTCCCTTCCACAGTATGCCGTAGATATCCACAATAAATGTGTGGATATACAGAATGAAGCTGCTGCAATATTAAAACCCGGCACCAGTCCCTCGGAAATCTACAATACCATCATGAATAAGCTTGATGAGGAATTCCTGCAAAATTTCATGGGTTTCGGGGACCGTAAAGTGAAATTCATCGGGCACGGGGTTGGCTTATTGATCGACGAAACCCCTGTAATTGCAGACGGGTTTGATGAGCCCCTGCATGAAGGAATGGTATTCGCCCTCGAACCCAAAAAAGGAATTGAAAACATCGGAATGGTGGGAATTGAAAATACCTTCATAGTAACTTCTGAGGGCGGAGAATGCATTACCGGGGACAATCCGGGTCTGATCCCTGTATTTTGA
- a CDS encoding YXWGXW repeat-containing protein — protein sequence MVKKLKVKSEADKTAKRTKAEVSQAPKVESKTRYIPGSLKGTTEKKVISKTSYKTPYIPGSWKETTEKKSLSKISYKPRYIPGLWKPTAESKPRYIPGSWKGMTGKKSLSKISYKPRYIPGFWGQTAESKPSYIPGSWKGTTEKKSLSKISYKPRYIPGFWRMTKESQEIESRPRYIPGSWKGMTGKKSLSKISYKPRYIPGFWRMTKESQEIESRPRYIPGSWKGMTGKKSLSKINYKPRYIPGFWGPTAESKPSYIPGSWKGTTEKKSLSKISYKPRYIPGFWRMTKESQEIESRPRYIPGSWKGMTEKKSISKISYKPRYIPGFWKQTAESLKIESKNRYIPGFWRVTKESPRVERKSRRGPGSFKGVTEKKITAKIGYNSRYAPGFWKPMA from the coding sequence TTGGTTAAGAAACTGAAAGTAAAATCAGAAGCTGATAAGACAGCTAAGAGGACAAAGGCAGAAGTTAGTCAGGCTCCAAAAGTAGAGAGCAAAACTCGGTATATTCCTGGGTCCTTGAAAGGGACAACAGAGAAGAAGGTAATATCAAAAACTAGCTACAAAACTCCCTACATTCCTGGATCCTGGAAAGAAACGACAGAGAAAAAGTCTCTATCGAAAATTAGCTACAAACCACGTTACATTCCCGGGCTTTGGAAACCAACTGCAGAAAGCAAACCTCGGTATATTCCTGGTTCATGGAAAGGAATGACAGGGAAAAAGTCTTTATCGAAAATTAGCTACAAACCCCGGTACATTCCGGGCTTTTGGGGACAAACTGCAGAAAGCAAACCCAGCTATATTCCAGGTTCATGGAAAGGAACGACAGAGAAAAAGTCTTTATCGAAGATTAGCTACAAACCCCGATACATTCCGGGCTTTTGGAGAATGACAAAGGAAAGTCAAGAGATAGAGAGTAGACCCCGGTATATTCCTGGTTCATGGAAAGGAATGACAGGGAAAAAGTCTTTATCGAAAATTAGCTACAAACCTCGGTACATTCCGGGCTTTTGGAGGATGACAAAGGAAAGTCAAGAGATAGAGAGTAGACCCCGGTATATTCCTGGTTCATGGAAAGGAATGACAGGGAAAAAGTCTTTATCGAAAATTAACTACAAACCCCGGTACATTCCGGGCTTTTGGGGACCAACTGCAGAAAGCAAACCCAGCTATATTCCAGGTTCATGGAAAGGAACGACAGAGAAAAAGTCTTTATCGAAGATTAGCTACAAACCCCGATACATTCCGGGCTTTTGGAGAATGACAAAGGAAAGTCAAGAGATAGAGAGTAGACCCCGGTATATTCCTGGTTCATGGAAAGGAATGACAGAGAAAAAGAGTATATCGAAAATTAGCTACAAACCCCGGTACATTCCTGGTTTTTGGAAACAAACTGCGGAAAGTTTGAAGATCGAGAGCAAAAATCGTTACATTCCTGGATTTTGGAGAGTAACAAAGGAAAGCCCAAGGGTAGAGAGAAAATCTCGTCGTGGTCCTGGTTCCTTTAAAGGGGTAACAGAAAAAAAGATTACAGCGAAGATCGGCTATAACTCTCGTTACGCCCCTGGCTTTTGGAAACCGATGGCGTAA
- a CDS encoding DUF2284 domain-containing protein, translating to MLGKFEDLIEKASKMGLKAYFLKAGDIPIENRIALKCAYGCRGYGKRLSCPPHIMSIDEFRKVIEEYSSALLLVDEYDTTGIKDVLEAWPGLRKDSFHKMFELEQEAFREGFTFAHLLRPGSCNECEVCNLEKCVKPEMRRFAPEAVGINVQKAMEGAGLVLEFCKPEKTACLGILLLE from the coding sequence ATGCTTGGGAAATTCGAGGACCTTATTGAAAAGGCATCAAAGATGGGGCTCAAAGCTTATTTTCTGAAGGCAGGAGACATTCCGATTGAGAACCGGATTGCTCTGAAGTGCGCTTACGGGTGCAGAGGATATGGGAAAAGGTTGAGCTGCCCGCCTCATATAATGTCAATTGATGAGTTCAGGAAGGTTATAGAGGAGTACAGCAGTGCACTTCTTCTTGTAGACGAATATGACACAACAGGAATTAAGGATGTCCTTGAAGCCTGGCCAGGGCTTCGGAAGGATTCTTTTCATAAGATGTTCGAGCTTGAACAGGAAGCTTTCAGGGAAGGCTTTACTTTTGCACATCTCCTGAGGCCCGGCTCCTGCAACGAATGTGAGGTCTGCAACCTTGAAAAATGCGTAAAGCCAGAAATGAGGCGCTTTGCCCCTGAGGCTGTTGGAATAAATGTCCAGAAGGCAATGGAAGGGGCAGGGCTTGTACTTGAGTTCTGCAAGCCTGAGAAAACTGCATGTTTAGGGATTTTGCTGCTTGAGTAA
- a CDS encoding S8 family peptidase — translation MRVLCLLMLVVVFTGIFSHFNFIVCEGDSGRFFKEDAEDNLTAYVRLFPGTDAGVLESCAMVEEWDEASSTAAVRVNVESFEELSSLKGVSSVQWAISPVIRKVDRKDKVAFSSSSEEFWKPADVTGAGIKIGIISDGVEDISEAMASGALPEDIHILSPGKGKEGTAMLEIVHETSPGAELYFYSAGSNKLEFNKAVDTLIAEGCRIICDDVGWPDEPFFEDGIVASHIKEVIESQDILYVSAAGNDAGRHYQGTFFDNGSGWHDFSSGTTTFKNIYMDVPSGEKATVVLQWNDPWNCSENDYDLYLYDCCSGKEIAASEKVQSGTVTPLEYIKYINKEEVVKTLGISVKKHSGEDKVLEVYIYPNSSVKVHPDNLVEEDSVFGHPAVPGVICVGAVDSGNLDNQGIAPYSSRGPVSIYYPGYELRNKTDLSGPGSVRVSGTNGTSSFFMGTSASAPSVAGIGALIWSMCPEKNGSEIREILCSSAEDLGEPGYDTIFGYGSVNDRTVHLLENLSLEGSLLLEKSRDSSVKTKGIFILKLSMPLEQIYSLANLPARAVVKEFR, via the coding sequence ATGAGAGTATTGTGCCTGTTAATGTTAGTAGTAGTCTTTACAGGCATATTCTCTCATTTTAATTTTATAGTATGTGAAGGAGATTCAGGCAGATTCTTCAAAGAAGATGCAGAAGATAATCTGACTGCATATGTCCGGCTTTTCCCAGGTACAGATGCAGGAGTGCTGGAATCCTGTGCCATGGTTGAAGAATGGGATGAAGCCTCCAGCACTGCTGCAGTCCGCGTTAATGTGGAATCATTTGAGGAACTCTCCTCTCTTAAAGGAGTATCTTCAGTCCAGTGGGCTATTTCTCCTGTTATAAGAAAAGTGGACCGGAAAGATAAAGTAGCTTTTTCCTCTTCTTCAGAAGAGTTCTGGAAGCCAGCCGATGTAACAGGAGCTGGAATTAAAATAGGGATAATTTCCGATGGAGTAGAAGACATATCTGAAGCCATGGCATCGGGAGCTCTTCCTGAGGATATACACATCCTTTCTCCCGGAAAAGGAAAAGAGGGTACTGCAATGCTCGAAATAGTCCATGAAACATCTCCCGGCGCAGAACTGTACTTCTATAGTGCAGGCAGCAACAAGCTTGAATTTAACAAAGCTGTTGATACCCTCATTGCAGAAGGCTGCCGGATTATATGTGATGACGTGGGCTGGCCTGATGAGCCCTTCTTCGAAGATGGAATTGTAGCTTCCCATATTAAAGAAGTAATCGAAAGCCAGGATATTCTCTATGTGAGCGCAGCAGGTAATGATGCAGGTCGCCATTATCAGGGTACGTTTTTTGATAACGGGTCAGGTTGGCATGATTTCAGTTCAGGAACCACCACTTTCAAAAATATTTACATGGATGTCCCTTCAGGCGAGAAAGCTACTGTGGTTCTCCAGTGGAATGACCCCTGGAACTGTTCCGAAAATGACTACGACCTTTACCTCTATGACTGTTGTAGCGGAAAAGAAATAGCTGCAAGTGAAAAGGTTCAGAGTGGCACAGTAACTCCTCTTGAATATATCAAATACATCAACAAAGAAGAAGTTGTAAAAACACTGGGTATATCTGTCAAAAAACATTCCGGAGAAGATAAAGTACTGGAAGTTTATATTTATCCGAACTCCTCCGTAAAGGTTCATCCTGACAATCTGGTTGAGGAGGACTCGGTTTTCGGGCACCCTGCTGTTCCGGGCGTTATCTGTGTTGGGGCTGTTGATTCTGGAAATCTGGATAACCAGGGCATAGCGCCCTACTCTTCCCGTGGTCCTGTAAGCATCTACTATCCGGGATATGAACTAAGGAACAAGACCGATCTCAGTGGACCTGGCAGTGTGAGAGTTTCAGGCACAAACGGGACTAGCAGCTTCTTTATGGGCACAAGCGCTTCCGCTCCCTCTGTTGCAGGTATCGGAGCTCTTATCTGGAGCATGTGCCCCGAAAAGAACGGCAGTGAAATTCGCGAGATCCTGTGTTCCTCAGCCGAAGACCTCGGAGAACCGGGTTACGATACTATCTTCGGGTACGGTTCAGTTAACGATCGCACAGTCCACCTTCTTGAAAACCTTTCTCTCGAAGGCAGTTTGTTATTGGAAAAATCCAGAGATTCGTCTGTGAAAACAAAAGGAATCTTTATACTGAAACTTTCCATGCCCCTTGAACAGATCTACTCTCTGGCAAATTTACCTGCCAGAGCAGTTGTAAAGGAATTCCGTTGA